ggcgCCTATCTCCAGCTAGCTAGAGgtggggttcaccctggacaggtcgccagtctgtcgcagggcaacacagagacagacaggacacacaaccatgcacacacactcactcagggagaatttagagagaccaattaacctgacagtcatgtttttggactgtgggaggaagctgcagtacccggagagaacccaccgtGCAAagaggagaacatgcaaactccatgcagaaagaccctgggccgggaatcaaacccaggaacttcttgctgcaaggcaacagtgctaccaactgcgccactgtgtggcccatatttatttattttttcagtagAAATTTCTTTCAACCAATGATAGACTGTTAATTGATATAAGTGATTtatcatcattttttttatcattatttcttAATATACAGCTGAAAAACTCTATGTCCTGAAACAATACTCTTATATTTTGTCTGTCAAGACACTGGTCATGTTTCCTGAGGTAGCCATTTAAGCTACTTTTAAAAGAGAAAGCATCAAATCAGGCAAAATTCACTGCAGACAGAAAAGAGACagctactaaaaaaaaaaagcaacaataatTGCAAAGAATGGACATTAATTCATCAATCgtagtaaaaacatttttttttatcactctATTTTGATGTTAAATTCTGTCCAGTTCAATTTGTTTGTCGTACAGTACTCTGTTAGATTTAGTTGTAAAGAATTTGTTGCTTATCTACAACCCAATCAAACgttgtttcttttgttgccAGAAGCACAAGCAGATTTAAGCTCAGATCCGTCCGCCGACTCTCCTCGTCAGGATCTGTCCTGCTCTTCTGGCCCGCCGTCGGCTCGGagtcctgcagctctgcagccCACCTCTTTGGAGCAGGTACAGCCCTTAACCAAGCTTCTTAGAAACCCGCAAACACCTGGAAGAAACCACTCACACCGTCACCTCCGACTGCCTGCCTGCGCCTTATCTGCcatgttatgtttctgtttaaagccaaatgtttaaactgttttggtttgcgattttgtgtaaatgttgtCTTGCACGGTGCAGCTGGAAGAAGAGGATAGCTTCGATGTGGATGTTGCCGTCACCAACCCAGAGAAAGTTGGtcagttaagtttttttttcttttttttaagatcaCCATGATCTATTTCTgaaatagtttgtattttttatagaCTTTTTATAACCTTCTGAAAGTGTaatcttccccccccccccctccttccAGGAGATGGAATGAATGCATATGTGGCCTACAAAGTATCCACCAGGGTGTGTATTTTAAGGCTCTGATGTTTAACTCTGTGCGTGAGGTGTCACATGGCCACTCACCGTCTTTTCCTCGTGTTCTCCTCCAGACTTCTTTGCCCATGTTCAAAAGTAAAGCCTTCACTGCCAGGAGGCGTTTCAGCGACTTCTTAGGCCTCTATGAAAAACTCTCAGCCAAACAGTCGCTCCACGGTTGCATCATCCCACCTCCACCTGAGAAAAGTGTTGTAGGTGAGCAACTGTGCTGTATACatgtacatacacacacagtctttttttcacatttcgtcCCATTATAAggcttcaatgtgttttatttgactgTGACGTGATGAGCCAGCACAGAGTAGTGgaaaggatttttaaaagaaagctgTAAGAAGTCTCATTTGTGCAGatgaataaaatctttttaaaatgtttaaaaattagtctcattcattttccatttttgctcccatgttgtttttgttgcaaaatagAACCAGAAACATCCAGAAGTTTTTACTCAGAATTTCTCGTTATAACAAGAGGAGTTTTATATCTCGTTAAAACTAAAAGCTTTCGTGTTTTaactacatgaaaaaaaaattgtgttttgactttttttttttttttttttatttgcgaAGGGCTTAACTTTTGTTCTAACTCTGTTTTGGATCAACAGGAATGACAAAAGTGAAGGTGGGCATGGATGACCCCTCGTCTGTGGAGTTTGTGGAAAAGAGAAGAGCTGCTCTGGAGAGGTcaacaacatgttttttttttttacacagttttaattaaaatactttctaatgcacaaattatttctgtttttatttacaggtaTAGTTACAATTTCCGCCTAGGTTTAGCTGTTTTTGTGTCAACCCGTCTCCACTTTCTGTGTAGGTATCTTCAGAGAATAGTGTCTCACCCGCTGCTACTACAAGATCCTGACGTCCGTGAATTCTTAGAAAGAGACGATGTAAGTTTTTCAGTCAACATTACCTGTAGTGCATTTATTATCATCCTGTTTGGGAAATGCAGTGTCATCGTAATCCAATAAGCATATCTTTATGCTACATATTTTTTGAGTGTTTAGTTTCGGGATATAACTGCTGAAAAGAAAATCGGACATTGTGGCCATGAAACAGGATCAGAATTCCTGCTATTTTCTCCTCCACCACAATTGAAGCGCATGTGGAAGGCTGCATGtgtgaaatataataaatataaactttttaaagtcacaCATTTACTAAATTTATAGAGTAAAACTACAATAGTTTCACtgatgaaaaaggaaaataagttTCTTTCCTTAGTCTTTAGACACATTTTAACTAAGCAGACAAAGCAAGCTAGAGAGCCAGACGCTAGCTAGAGAGCTAAAGCTAGTTCTCTCGCTagttagctaactagctagcttgAGAGCCTTATGCTGTGTGAAAAGCACAAAGCTGCTGCCAAGAGCCACAAAAATACTCCAGAAATGTACCAGTTTTGGTCTCCTACACTTCTTTTGTACATCTGTCATGATATAGggctttaattttattcataatagtcttaaatttgagttgtcGAAATCTGCATTGACCCTGGAAACTGCTTTATTGGCTTCATTTTCTGGTGATTATACACCAGGCCCTACCTAAGCTCATTAGAGCTACAGGTAATGGCCAAGTCTTCCCactgtagaaatattttaacagatGAACATGCTATAGAAGACTCAGAGTGGTTCTAGTTCAGATctttgatttgtatttgtatgaaacagcagctctgatgcTAGGAGTAGCAGTAGGAAGAATGACCCTCTGAGTCACCAGACTCCACTTACATTAGCAGCACTGCAGCCAAAAGAGACTAAGGGTGCAGGGTAATGTATATCCAGGACACAAGTATGGCCCACGCTAGGGCAATGGAAAGACGTCTattctttaaaatgatttattaccgAGTTAATGAACCTTTATCTATTTTCAGCTGCCCAGAGCGGTAAACACCCAGGCGCTCAGTGGAGCCGGTTTCCTGAAAATGATCACCAAGGCGTCTGACGCTGTCAGCAAGATGACCATCAAGATGAACGAGTCTGACACTGTAAGAGGAGCCAGCATGAAGCGTCTTCCCATCTGTCACGTTGTGTGATGCttcaaaagaatttaaaatttgtaCCCTGCATGCAATCTGTGGCAGGAAATATAGCATTGCACATATCTCTGAACACACCATTCCCATCTGACCCAtctggtggcagcatcatgctgtggaaatTAAGGCTGAAACGATGAGTCGATTTTTGAcgtaatcatcaactaatttggTATTAAACTAATCATTGCATTAACTGGCATATGCAAActcaaaaaaatgacaattgttgaaaagaaaaacaaaacatgttcagagcagaaataaaaccaagactgtagaaaatatatgtgcatttaagataaaaaggacacctttgtctgtaaatatgtttactCAAAACTCCCCAAGTGACGTAGTTTTAGCTCCACCTGGTTCAAATTAACATAAGGAAAACTATagtattgcattttaggcaatgaaatgtttttcttatctATAAAAGGAATGTAATTGTTTATTTGACTCTTTTAATGTATATCTAATATTGCAGAATATTATGCCCCTTTTTCAATCTGATTGTCggaataattgatagaataatcttttactaaaatattcgatAGTTGCAGTTACTGCTCCTAATGCAGGAcgatttaaatgataaaaaaattattatgttgcatttttgcGCTTTAGCAGCTCCATTGCGCCATAAgcagtgtgtgtttggtttAATCTatagtttttgtgtgtgtgtgtgtgtctcagtggTTTGAGGACAAATTCCAGGAGGTGGacatggaggagcagcagctgaggAAGCTTCACGCTGTCGTTGATTCTCTGGTGAATCACAGAAAAGGTGAGCTGATGAAAGGATTTCCTGCTGACGAAGGGGCGAAAGAAGCAGCGCAGAACATCATATTCGACGAAAACAAAACGGCCTGAAGACGTTTTCTGCCCTTCCTCCCTTCTTAACGCCAGAGCTGTGCATGAACACAGCTGTGTTTGCCAAAAGCATGGCCATGCTAGGAAACTCTGAGGACAACACGGCCCTGTCGCGGGCCCTCTCCCAGCTGGCCGAGGTGGAGGACAAGATGGAGCAGCTGCACCAGGAGCAGGCAGGAAGCGACTTCTTCGTCTTCGCCGAGCTGCTCGCCGACTACATACGCTTGCTTGGAGCCGTGCGGGTACGGTGGAAGCTTTATataccaataaaaacacagccgAAGAAAAGCGTGAGCTTCCACTTTTAAAGGCAGTTTGTTCAGCCGAGTTTGAACACCGACTGATTAATCGGCGCATATCTACTTATGTCCTCATAACTCATCTggaatggggttttttttttgcagggttGCTTTGACCAGCGTGTGCGGGCGTGGCAGCGATGGCAGGAGGCTCAGGGCACgctgcagaagaagagagaagCCGAAGCCAAGCTGCTGTGGGCTAACAAACCCGACAAGCTGCAGCAGGCGAAGGAAGAGATCGGCGAGGTAACGGCGCCGATCCTACGgcagaaaaataatcacattacATCACCTGGGGATGTGTTAACTGTTACTCAACAACAACAGACGTTCAGCGTTCAAACAACCGGATGTGTCGTTTAGCTGAAAGCTAAAAGCACAAACTCCAAACGGTGAAATTTCTTACAATTCCCATTAATCTACCTTTtggttataaaaataatatctgtaaaacttttttgttaaacaaatctaatttacagttttagtcctttaaaaaaaaaaaaaaaaagacaaacaaatttaaagttaGGGTTGTGCAGTTGCAAAACAcacttgtcaaacaagatggt
This genomic stretch from Xiphophorus hellerii strain 12219 chromosome 4, Xiphophorus_hellerii-4.1, whole genome shotgun sequence harbors:
- the LOC116719017 gene encoding sorting nexin-1-like — protein: MASSADRNPPPFPASEEPEPELSDMADGDSDEGEDIFVSNSHPASVSRGVSQPEEPADLFNEEATAAQPNGVHSDDDDLFAEAQADLSSDPSADSPRQDLSCSSGPPSARSPAALQPTSLEQLEEEDSFDVDVAVTNPEKVGDGMNAYVAYKVSTRTSLPMFKSKAFTARRRFSDFLGLYEKLSAKQSLHGCIIPPPPEKSVVGMTKVKVGMDDPSSVEFVEKRRAALERYLQRIVSHPLLLQDPDVREFLERDDLPRAVNTQALSGAGFLKMITKASDAVSKMTIKMNESDTWFEDKFQEVDMEEQQLRKLHAVVDSLVNHRKELCMNTAVFAKSMAMLGNSEDNTALSRALSQLAEVEDKMEQLHQEQAGSDFFVFAELLADYIRLLGAVRGCFDQRVRAWQRWQEAQGTLQKKREAEAKLLWANKPDKLQQAKEEIGEWEAKVTQYERDFDRIGMTVRKEVLRFEKEKAKDFKSQIIKYLEAMLQSQQRLIKFWEAFLPEAKAIA